In a single window of the Flavobacterium sp. W4I14 genome:
- a CDS encoding putative enzyme related to lactoylglutathione lyase (product_source=COG3324; cath_funfam=1.25.40.150; cog=COG3324; pfam=PF00903; superfamily=54593): MEEQKDNLTSPLDTTPKVTGIGGIFFFSGNPQETKDWYAKNLGFEMSAWGTSSFESRNLNNPDEIESLQWSPFKKGDEYFSPSKKDFMINYRVQNIEGLIEKLKENGVTIIDEIATYDYGKFIHIMDGEGNKIELWEPK; this comes from the coding sequence ATGGAAGAACAAAAAGATAACTTAACTTCACCTTTAGATACCACACCAAAAGTGACCGGAATTGGCGGCATTTTCTTTTTTTCAGGTAATCCGCAGGAAACGAAAGATTGGTATGCTAAAAATTTAGGATTTGAAATGAGCGCCTGGGGTACCTCGAGTTTTGAATCCAGAAACCTCAACAATCCTGATGAGATCGAATCACTTCAATGGAGTCCGTTCAAAAAAGGGGATGAATATTTTTCGCCGTCCAAAAAAGATTTCATGATTAATTACCGTGTACAGAATATTGAGGGCCTTATTGAGAAACTTAAAGAAAACGGCGTAACCATAATCGATGAGATTGCAACTTACGATTATGGGAAATTTATCCATATTATGGATGGAGAGGGTAACAAGATTGAGTTGTGGGAGCCTAAATAA
- a CDS encoding putative membrane protein (product_source=COG4327; cog=COG4327; transmembrane_helix_parts=Inside_1_4,TMhelix_5_27,Outside_28_36,TMhelix_37_59,Inside_60_79,TMhelix_80_99,Outside_100_108,TMhelix_109_131,Inside_132_143,TMhelix_144_166,Outside_167_178,TMhelix_179_201,Inside_202_220,TMhelix_221_243,Outside_244_247,TMhelix_248_270,Inside_271_276,TMhelix_277_299,Outside_300_303) — MFGKIIRFIFFGNYFVGILAVALTLEATLQLKLPLNSLNYYLLLFLAPTIYYTYAYNKVSTKPSTTNPRNQWYFEHKTFINWSQAVLFVICMLLAISLLCRNFQHIMGLPISYWIAILIIITAGGLYYGLLPRSFLKFNLRNTGWLKAFVIGFVWACCANVLPLIMLKIETGVGYHDSVLWAWLFIKNWMFCTVNAIIFDIKDYPTDANKHLRTFVVRYGLRRTIFSILIPLLIIGLISLGIFANYKGFGLPQVLFNVLPFILTIYVAYSMHRRKNILYYLMVIDGLILFKAICGIIGMQFVR; from the coding sequence ATGTTTGGTAAAATTATCAGGTTCATTTTCTTTGGAAACTACTTCGTGGGCATTCTGGCTGTTGCCCTAACGCTCGAGGCTACGTTGCAATTAAAACTGCCGCTTAATTCATTAAATTACTACCTGTTGCTGTTTCTGGCGCCAACCATCTATTATACCTACGCTTACAATAAGGTTTCTACCAAACCATCAACAACTAATCCACGCAATCAATGGTATTTCGAGCATAAAACATTCATAAACTGGAGTCAGGCTGTGCTTTTTGTTATCTGTATGCTGTTGGCTATCAGCCTGCTCTGCAGAAACTTTCAGCATATTATGGGCTTGCCGATCAGTTATTGGATCGCAATATTAATCATCATCACTGCAGGAGGATTATACTACGGTTTACTGCCCAGGTCTTTTCTCAAATTTAATCTGCGCAATACAGGCTGGTTAAAGGCTTTTGTAATCGGTTTTGTGTGGGCCTGCTGTGCCAATGTGCTGCCGTTGATTATGCTTAAAATTGAAACTGGGGTAGGCTACCACGATTCTGTATTGTGGGCCTGGCTATTTATTAAAAATTGGATGTTCTGTACCGTAAACGCAATCATTTTCGATATTAAAGATTACCCGACCGATGCCAATAAACATTTAAGAACATTTGTAGTACGTTATGGCCTGCGCAGAACAATTTTCAGTATCCTGATTCCATTGCTGATTATCGGTTTAATTTCTTTAGGCATATTTGCCAATTACAAAGGTTTTGGATTGCCACAGGTGTTATTTAATGTGCTGCCTTTTATCCTGACCATTTACGTGGCCTATTCTATGCACCGAAGAAAAAACATTCTCTATTATTTAATGGTAATTGATGGACTTATTTTGTTTAAGGCGATATGCGGGATAATCGGAATGCAGTTTGTGCGATAG
- a CDS encoding ubiquinone/menaquinone biosynthesis C-methylase UbiE (product_source=COG2226; cath_funfam=3.40.50.150; cog=COG2226; pfam=PF13649; superfamily=53335), protein MNNNYDKIAGHYDTLSRLVFFKSQVNAQVNQLPHIQDNSHVLIVGGGTGWILEELSKIYTGLKIVYVEISAKMIALSQKRNYKNNHVEFVNIGIEDFKTDVVFDVILTPFLFDNFAEQRAAKVFGQLTEHLKKDGLWFLVDFSLNKINGNWWKWLLLRSMYGFFKLLGIVEAHQLIDMNPYFFKANYLIVEERLYYGSFIKATIFRKIK, encoded by the coding sequence ATGAATAACAACTACGATAAAATTGCCGGTCATTACGATACTTTAAGTCGTTTGGTGTTTTTTAAATCGCAGGTTAATGCGCAGGTCAATCAACTTCCACATATCCAGGATAATAGCCATGTATTAATTGTTGGCGGTGGAACCGGGTGGATCCTGGAAGAGCTCTCGAAGATTTATACCGGATTAAAGATTGTTTATGTAGAAATATCTGCTAAAATGATCGCGCTTTCTCAAAAACGCAACTATAAAAATAATCACGTTGAATTTGTAAATATTGGTATTGAGGATTTTAAAACTGATGTAGTATTTGATGTAATTTTAACGCCTTTTCTGTTTGATAACTTTGCCGAACAACGTGCTGCAAAGGTTTTTGGACAGTTAACTGAACATTTAAAGAAGGATGGATTATGGTTCCTGGTCGATTTTTCGTTAAATAAAATCAATGGAAACTGGTGGAAATGGCTGTTGCTCAGGTCAATGTATGGCTTTTTTAAATTATTGGGTATAGTAGAAGCGCATCAGCTTATCGATATGAATCCTTACTTTTTCAAAGCCAATTACCTGATTGTTGAGGAACGGCTATATTATGGGAGCTTTATTAAGGCAACGATCTTCCGAAAAATAAAATGA
- a CDS encoding thioredoxin reductase (product_source=COG0492; cath_funfam=3.50.50.60; cog=COG0492; pfam=PF07992; superfamily=51905) has product MDFDVIIIGGSYAGLSAALTLGRATRNVLVIDAGSPCNRQTPHSHNFLTHDGDKPAAIAKAAKAEVLKYPTVRFLEGKTISAIQIDGGFSIGVENGENFTARKILLATGLKDVLPDIKGLTECWAISAIHCPYCHGYEVKNEKIGLLMNGEHAFEMAKTLNHWNKDLTVLTNGKSQLSAEQTEKLKSKSITIIEDGVVELLHNNGYLEDVVFKNGEKIALKAIYLKSDVEQHCNFNEQLGFELTDLKTIKVDEQQQSTAKGVYAAGDCATLFRSLSIITAAGTMAAVVMNKEMISEDF; this is encoded by the coding sequence ATGGATTTTGATGTAATTATAATAGGAGGGAGTTATGCTGGTTTATCTGCCGCATTAACTTTGGGTAGGGCGACCAGAAACGTTTTGGTAATTGATGCTGGCTCGCCATGCAACAGACAAACCCCACATTCGCATAATTTTTTAACGCACGATGGGGATAAGCCTGCAGCTATTGCTAAAGCTGCTAAAGCAGAAGTGCTGAAATATCCGACAGTTAGATTTTTAGAGGGGAAAACCATTTCAGCCATACAAATAGATGGAGGTTTTAGCATTGGCGTAGAAAACGGCGAAAATTTTACTGCAAGGAAAATATTGTTGGCCACAGGATTAAAAGATGTACTGCCTGATATTAAAGGTTTGACTGAATGCTGGGCTATTTCTGCCATACATTGTCCTTATTGCCATGGTTACGAGGTGAAGAATGAGAAAATAGGCCTGCTAATGAATGGCGAGCATGCATTTGAAATGGCCAAAACCCTGAACCATTGGAATAAAGATTTAACGGTTTTAACCAATGGTAAATCGCAGCTAAGCGCCGAACAGACTGAAAAACTGAAATCCAAATCAATCACCATTATAGAAGATGGAGTTGTTGAACTGCTGCACAATAATGGATATCTCGAAGATGTTGTTTTTAAAAATGGTGAAAAAATAGCCTTAAAGGCGATATACCTCAAATCGGATGTTGAACAACATTGCAACTTCAACGAACAGCTCGGGTTTGAATTAACAGATTTAAAAACAATAAAAGTAGATGAGCAGCAGCAAAGCACTGCTAAAGGCGTTTATGCCGCAGGAGATTGTGCAACCTTGTTCAGGTCGCTATCTATCATTACAGCTGCAGGAACAATGGCTGCAGTGGTGATGAACAAGGAAATGATTTCTGAAGATTTTTGA
- a CDS encoding hypothetical protein (product_source=Hypo-rule applied; transmembrane_helix_parts=Outside_1_30,TMhelix_31_53,Inside_54_54): MLIKLDTSVFRLSRHKAEIAKKSVTPLTRAQWIAADRIVIAAIFIATIVGAILF; encoded by the coding sequence ATGCTTATTAAATTAGACACATCCGTTTTCAGGCTTTCCAGGCACAAAGCAGAGATCGCAAAAAAAAGTGTTACACCACTTACAAGAGCGCAATGGATTGCTGCCGATAGAATCGTAATTGCAGCGATATTTATTGCAACAATTGTTGGCGCAATCTTATTTTAA